Proteins encoded by one window of Halorussus vallis:
- a CDS encoding transposase has translation MSETTSTVARTVIEQQAIRLLETTDDVTSLVAALEFESLASYEDARIDWHSKYNLASLVRAMYLRELTGYSNTELADHLNEVDNAARLGFDTDQFCGEQAAPVHSTFSRAWNHYFGDDLKHYIQQTSDRILDYAHEQGNPLGMRALEPEDKGEVSTAVETRYTRKKISEVIQEMKRLVYPEIDLGRPEEGVQYHDNAFLDMSVLMSLHDTAAETGSTIYDDHTTRSTGAPDGDTHLYWLKQLHRAEILSFVDDAIERMITPAKRHLEFSRPADLAIDITYLAYYPDEDRVELRTTPLDEGEPDDVEMVQGAPTSKEYVICYKVATCCIVGENVQFTLGVEPVPKGRSRGELVRELVWKAKEHVSINTVYADREFDAADVVHSLNEAGVEFVIPRRKTSRIKNFIQGMSKDIEVERDHAIYGDIDGVPGHGRAEAHLIGVPKKNANDEDRVIDSTIVFLTNKDINNEIRRDRMKARGAVNRYRRRWGIENSYKSIKDFLAWTTSKEYSVRLFYVAFAVLLYNMWLLVDFLVQVSIKDVEHRYKPCVTAKRFLALAKEELGDVG, from the coding sequence ATGAGTGAGACAACATCCACTGTTGCTCGAACGGTCATCGAGCAGCAAGCGATTCGACTACTTGAGACGACCGACGATGTCACCAGCCTCGTTGCTGCCCTTGAGTTCGAGTCGTTGGCATCCTATGAAGATGCCCGGATAGACTGGCATTCGAAATACAATCTTGCATCACTCGTCCGGGCGATGTACCTCCGGGAACTCACCGGCTACTCGAATACAGAGCTCGCAGACCACCTGAACGAAGTAGACAACGCCGCCCGGCTGGGCTTCGATACAGACCAATTTTGTGGTGAACAGGCTGCACCCGTCCATTCAACATTTTCCCGGGCGTGGAATCACTACTTCGGCGACGATTTGAAACACTACATCCAGCAGACGAGCGATCGTATTCTTGACTACGCCCATGAGCAAGGTAATCCACTTGGCATGCGCGCACTCGAACCCGAAGACAAAGGTGAGGTCTCAACCGCAGTCGAGACCCGCTACACCCGCAAGAAAATTAGTGAGGTGATCCAAGAGATGAAACGCCTCGTCTATCCCGAAATCGACCTTGGCCGACCCGAGGAGGGCGTGCAGTACCACGATAACGCCTTCTTAGACATGAGCGTACTGATGAGCCTGCATGATACGGCTGCTGAGACCGGCAGTACGATCTACGACGATCACACAACGCGGTCGACCGGTGCTCCGGACGGTGATACTCACCTCTACTGGCTGAAGCAGTTACATCGTGCGGAAATCCTCTCGTTTGTCGATGACGCCATCGAACGGATGATCACACCCGCGAAACGGCATCTCGAATTCAGTCGACCGGCCGACCTCGCCATCGATATTACCTACCTGGCGTACTATCCTGACGAAGACCGCGTTGAGTTACGAACTACTCCACTCGACGAGGGCGAACCGGATGACGTCGAGATGGTACAAGGTGCACCCACCTCAAAAGAGTACGTAATTTGCTATAAAGTTGCTACCTGCTGTATCGTCGGGGAGAACGTCCAATTCACGCTCGGCGTCGAACCCGTCCCAAAAGGCAGGTCCCGCGGCGAGCTCGTGCGTGAGCTTGTTTGGAAGGCGAAAGAACACGTGAGCATTAACACGGTGTATGCCGACCGAGAGTTCGACGCAGCAGATGTCGTGCATTCGCTCAATGAAGCTGGCGTCGAGTTCGTGATCCCACGCCGCAAAACGTCTCGGATCAAGAACTTCATTCAAGGGATGAGTAAAGATATTGAGGTGGAGCGCGACCACGCGATATACGGGGATATTGACGGTGTCCCCGGCCACGGCCGCGCTGAAGCCCACCTCATCGGCGTCCCGAAGAAGAACGCTAATGACGAAGACCGTGTGATCGATAGTACAATCGTGTTCCTCACGAATAAGGACATCAACAACGAAATCCGACGTGACCGGATGAAAGCGAGAGGGGCAGTGAATCGGTATCGACGGCGCTGGGGCATCGAAAACAGCTACAAATCGATTAAGGACTTCCTCGCATGGACCACCTCAAAAGAATACTCCGTCCGCCTGTTCTACGTCGCATTCGCCGTCTTGTTGTACAATATGTGGCTGCTTGTGGACTTTCTGGTACAGGTGAGTATCAAAGATGTTGAACACCGATACAAGCCATGTGTAACAGCAAAGCGATTCCTTGCGCTTGCAAAAGAGGAACTCGGTGACGTCGGGTAA
- a CDS encoding transposase, producing MNEVESPTRLSEDVLNQLETATTLSDLVRRIDADLFLRAVDYESFEDLEYNAVPIVRALFCRGLAGLSWNGLYEFLSTKGRAVDLGFDSTKFGKYNTAPTRQTLTAAWDTVLSDAAKRTILSVSERLVDAANGSDDALDLRKPRRVDDNDSDLRERHVGEFSNDQIRKHVRLARDTIFGAFDTGRAENMKYPDSRFDELQAFMALRGCGTPQGHSRMENFYSEDYTPHGDTHLRTVKKHSKDAVKEGFKKSIERLLDAIDVQILQPPVTVAIDITTWEYHAEDNLPCEVNGTKDGEGRAYKFATLSLVGKSMPVVLAYEPVIERSEWDDNPKHRYHRTVRKLLSRAKELVNIDLVLADRGFESWKVYQTLDNANVNYLLPKIERSDELECIDRMERESEDVAVERGKIEVEQGSHECQVLYVPGRNGETQSFITNKQIGPEDAEAWVNHYAYRWIIENEYRSIKQEFLAKTCSKDHELRLYYFVFGILMYNVWRLADVLLKATVTREITDYTPAITAGELADWVAIHLQREPD from the coding sequence ATGAACGAAGTCGAATCTCCTACACGGCTGAGTGAGGACGTACTCAACCAGCTCGAAACAGCCACTACGCTCAGCGACCTCGTTCGACGCATCGATGCTGATTTGTTCCTGAGAGCAGTGGACTACGAGTCCTTCGAAGACCTAGAGTACAATGCCGTCCCGATCGTTCGAGCGCTCTTCTGTCGGGGACTCGCTGGCCTCTCGTGGAACGGTCTCTACGAATTCCTCTCGACCAAGGGACGAGCTGTTGACCTCGGATTTGATTCCACGAAATTCGGGAAATATAATACTGCACCGACGCGCCAAACATTGACCGCCGCCTGGGATACCGTGCTCTCAGACGCTGCGAAACGAACCATCCTTTCAGTGAGCGAACGGCTCGTCGACGCCGCCAACGGGAGCGACGACGCCCTCGACCTTCGTAAGCCACGTCGCGTCGACGACAACGATTCTGACTTGCGCGAACGTCACGTCGGCGAGTTCTCGAACGACCAAATCCGGAAGCATGTCCGACTCGCCAGAGACACGATTTTCGGGGCGTTCGATACCGGGAGGGCGGAGAACATGAAATATCCGGATAGCCGGTTCGACGAGCTACAAGCGTTCATGGCGCTGCGTGGATGCGGGACACCACAGGGCCACTCGCGGATGGAAAACTTCTACAGCGAGGACTACACGCCACATGGCGATACGCACCTCCGAACCGTCAAAAAACACTCCAAAGACGCCGTCAAAGAAGGATTCAAGAAGTCTATCGAGAGACTGCTTGACGCAATCGACGTACAGATTCTCCAACCGCCGGTCACGGTCGCGATTGATATCACGACGTGGGAGTATCACGCAGAAGACAATCTCCCATGCGAGGTCAACGGTACGAAAGACGGTGAGGGGAGAGCGTACAAGTTCGCAACGCTCTCGTTGGTCGGCAAGAGCATGCCTGTGGTCTTAGCGTATGAGCCAGTCATCGAGAGATCTGAGTGGGACGACAATCCGAAACACCGCTATCATCGGACGGTTCGGAAACTACTCTCACGAGCGAAGGAGCTGGTCAACATCGACCTCGTACTCGCAGACCGTGGCTTTGAGTCGTGGAAGGTCTACCAGACGCTCGATAACGCTAACGTGAACTATCTCTTGCCGAAAATCGAACGATCGGACGAGTTAGAGTGTATCGATCGAATGGAACGAGAGAGCGAGGACGTCGCGGTTGAGCGTGGGAAGATCGAGGTCGAACAGGGCTCGCACGAATGCCAAGTCCTCTACGTGCCGGGTCGAAATGGAGAGACGCAGTCGTTCATCACGAACAAGCAAATTGGCCCCGAGGATGCTGAAGCATGGGTCAACCACTACGCGTATCGGTGGATTATCGAGAACGAGTACCGTTCGATCAAGCAGGAATTCTTGGCGAAGACCTGCTCGAAAGACCACGAACTACGGCTCTACTACTTCGTGTTCGGTATCCTCATGTACAATGTGTGGCGGCTGGCGGACGTCCTGCTGAAAGCAACCGTCACTCGTGAAATCACGGACTACACCCCAGCAATCACGGCGGGCGAGTTAGCTGATTGGGTTGCGATTCATTTGCAGCGCGAACCCGACTAA